TAAGGTGCGATTACTTGCGCCGGTGATCGAGTCGGTGAAGGATAAAAACGTACTGTGGGTGTGCGATCCGATGCACGGGAACACGCAGAGTGTGGCTAGCGGCATCAAAACACGGCGATTCGACGATGTCATTACCGAACTCATGCAGACAATCGAACTGCACGAGTCTCTTGGTACGCGTTTGGGTGGAATCTCGTGCGAGTTGACCGGCGAGGATGTGACGGAGTGTGTTGGCGGCGCATCGGGTGTGACCGAGGACGGTCTCCATCAGAACTACGCGTCGCCTTGCGATCCGAGATTGAACTATCAGCAGGCGCTGGAGCTGAGTTTTACGCTCGCTCGAAGACTGGGGCGATAAGAGCAACCATAGAGGCACAGAGAGAAAGAGTGAGGCCACGCAGATGGACAAGCTGTCGCAAAGGAAGCAGCATTTCTTTTGTGCGATTGGCTGGATGACATGCATCGGTTGCTCGATGTGCTGGAGTCTGACTCTGTGGATTTGCAGCACCTGCATGAGCGTGTGATCGCTCTTGCAGTACACGCGCCACCGCATCTCGCTGTTGCGCATCGGATTCTGCTTAACATGCCAGTGACTGATGTCTTTGCGATTGGTGCTGTGAAAGGTGATGGCAAAGCCGCACGAAATCCGGGTGAGCGGTATACGGAAAAACCCAGAGACGATATCCCTGGGCTTTAAAAGTGCTTTGCGTGGTTGTTAGAACTTATGCACGACGGCGGCGCGTCGCGACCAGTCCACCGACACCAAAGAACGCAACCGTTCCTGGAGCTGGTACGAGCGTGATCACAACGTTATTCCATTGTGTAACCTGGCCATTGGCTATCGCTGCATAAAAACTGAAAGACCATTCTCCGACGGAATCTCCGAGATTGAGTGCGTATGTCGCGTCGATTGTTTGTGAAGCAGACATATTCGACGGAGCTGTGCCACTTACGAATGACGGTCCTGTCCATTCGAAAAGTTCGTAGTAATAGTCAAACCCGTGTGCGTCGTTAATCTGCATTCCCATGCCGGATTGGATGCCATTGTTTGTAACAGGGAGTGCATCAGCGTGGATATGAAATCCAGTCACACTCATACTGGTAGGCACGTTGAATGTCACACCAAACGACCAGAAGTTGCCCTGCCCATCATCGAATATCTCCCCAGTATTTCCAACATCCAGAATAATCTGGGCTGCGGAGGGGAATGCGAGAGCAGCAATAGAAATGAGACCGACCATACTCTTTTTCATAGCGCACTCTTATTTGATATAATCTAAACCACTTCCCAATCACTTCGACTGCACCACGTTAGAGGTGTTTACTTTGCCGAGAACCTCGTCGATTCAGCGTATTCTAACCGAAAACGTTCGGCTGCAAAGGTTTTTTTTCAAAGAATCAGTTACTTCTGTAGCAAAAAAAACCCAGAAACATTTTTTTCTGGGTGCCTTTGCATATTGAAATCGACTTTGTGTCCTAGTTGCGACGGCGGCGCATCGCGACGAGCCCGCCTACGCCGAGTAGTGCGACCGGTCCTGGTGCGGGGACCAGTGTGATGACGACGTTGTTCCACTCGGTTGTTTCGCCGAAGGTTTGCGCAGCGAAGAAGTTGACTGTCCAGTCGCCCGCCGAGTCGCCGAAGTTGAAGTCGTAGTTGGCGTTGATGGACTGCGCCGCTGCAGAGTTGGCGGGTGTCATACCTGTGCCGCTGAACCAGCCCGTACCAAGCAGAACGAGTTCGGAACCGTTTGGCGCGGTGAGGCGCATTGCCATGTCGGTCTGATCACCGCCGTTGGTTGCTGCGAGCGCATCCGCGGTGATGTTGAACCCAGTGATGCTGCCACTTGTTGCGACATTTATGGTTGTACTGAACGAGTTCGAGCTCCCACCGAACAGATCATCAAAGATCGGGCCTGTATTACCGACGTTGAGCACTTGGGCTGATGCGACCGATGCAAGCCAGGTTGCTGCGACGAGTGCGAGTGTTCTCTTCATATGTCCTGTCTCCCTGTGGTGTGCTCGCGCGCGAGCGGGTACGAATGTGCTGGTGCAGGCTCTCTCCTTCACGCACACAGCGGGTTGCTATGCACTGCGCAATAGCAGAACACAGGCAATGCGCGTGTTGGCGCATCGCATGGACATACCAGCCGATCCAGTTGCGGCTGATTGCAGATAGCATGGGAGGAAGCAGCGATGTGGAGCGCTGGGTGTCTCTCTGTCTCCTCCTTCGCCGGAGCCTTTCAGTTCCGGGATGGATATGTTAAGGGAAAATCGATGAAGTTTGGTTGAAAATCACGAAAATAAGCAAACTATCGGGTTTTCCACAGATTCGCAGCTCAGAACCTGTTCAGCGTGGGGCCGAGGACAATCGCGTTCAGGAGCAATCGATTGCCAGCATGATGGAACGCTCTGATTGTGACATCATCGGAGAAACTGATGACCGAGCCGCTGCCGACGCGATGGTGTGATACAAACGCGCCAGAGCCAATCGATTTCAGCGCTCGCGGGCCTGCGAGCCCACCGACAGCGGTCGCGCTGCCGCTACCGTCCGCGATGAACTGCGCGATGACGGAGCCGTTGGGCGCGACGGGTACCGTTGACGATCCCTGCTTAATTACACCCATGTATGGAAGCGATCCTGCGCTGAGTGGGTGCGTTGTGTCCACACGAGTGATGAGCATCGCGCCAGAGATGCGTGAGGCAATCGGCTGATCCTTGCGTTCGGCAAATGTCATCGCAACATTTGGATCGCGATCATCATCATCTTCGTCGTCTTGGTTATTGTTTCGGCCGCGTTCACGCTGGCCGGTGTTTGATTCTGCAGGGTCTACGCCTGCGATCTCGCGATTTGCCCACGCGCCAGAAGACCCTGATGCGACGACAGTGCCACCAGAGCGCACCCATTCCTTCACCGCGTCGAGAGAGCCGCCGGAAAGCGAGGCGCCCGACGGGAGTACGAGCACGGTGTAGTCGTCGAGATTGACGCGCCCGAGCGAGTCAATGTTTACAACGGTGTGCGGTACCTTGTGCGCCACATCAAGAAGATGCCAGTGCTGACCGAACGAGTTCGCACTCACGCGTCCGCCCGATGCGAGCAATATCTTCGGCATCTTCACCTCGGGGTTTGCGTTCACTCCGAAGGCCTTGCCGTGCTCGGGAAGCGATCGGTCAACAACGGTGACGCTTGCGCCGGTTTCTGCGATCGCACGCGCGACATCATGGAGTGAGTGGTCGGGGTTCATCATCGCGGGCACGATAATAGAGCCTGCGGCATACGTGCGTCCGTACATGGTGAACGGCTCGTCCGCTGCTTTGGCGTAGACATTCAGATTGAGCATTGCGCCCAACGCGTCGGCGAACTTGTTCTGTCCAGCTGCGATGATGACAGCGACCGGATTGTTACCGTTGGTCTGGTCGAGAATGATCGCGCGGTTATCGAATGGTTCTGTGACAGGCTCAAGATTGCTCCATTCGAGCGCCGTGATATCGGTCTCGGCGTAGTACGCGTGCAAACCGAACGTGAGAGGGATGGACCATCCAGAGATGTCGTATGTCTCGGGATCGCTGACGTATGTTGCGCGCTCGAAGAGTGCGCGGATCAATCGGCCCATCTCCTGATCTGTGCGCACGATCCATGTGCCCTCGGGGAACGACATCTGCGGATCAGCCAGATTGTTTCCTGTGTCGTATCGTTTGAACTGCGTTGTGTCTGACAACTCGCTTGTCGTGCGCATGATGTCGATGCCGTGCGACTTGCAGATATAGAGCAGCGTGTTCATGACGGCTGGGTCGTTGTCGGGCAGGATTGCGATGGATCGCAACCCCGTCTTGTCGCGCACAGAATCCCGGTAGAACTGGTGGAATCGCCAGAGTTGCTCGTGGCGCCATTCGGCGGTTGCCTGCAGGTAGTTGATACTTGTCAGGAAGTGATGGCGGATCCTATCGCCCAGCGTGAGTGTGTACTGATCACTCACCTCGATTGCAAGCGATGCAGCAGAGTGGCCGCCCTTCTCGCACAGCAACCCGATCGCGCCGTGGTAACATGGCAGCACCTTGCCGTACCCGGGATAGAGATAGTCGAAACGCTCGCGCGTCGCGTACATCAGTCCTTCCGCGTCGAATACTTCGGCATTGGATTGTCCGTACCGGTTAAACCATTTTCGGGAAACATCGGGGATGTTCGCGTTGTACGGCTCATCACCCGCGCCGAAGAAGTACGGGTTGTTGTGCCCCTGCTCGTGGTAGTCGATGTGCAGTTGTGGCTTGAACTTTGTGTAGACCTTGATACGCGCCTGCGACTCGGGCTGGGTCAGCCAGACCCAGTCGCGGTTCAGGTCGAACAGATAATGGTTCACACGCCCGCCAGGCCATGGCTCGTCATGCTCACGCGCGTCGGGATTCGGATTTGTCCCTTTGCCGAGCGTGTCACGTATCCAGTTCACGTATCGCTCGCGCCCGTCGGGGTTCAGGCACGGATCGATCACGATCACGCACTTGTCGAGTACTTCGGTGATCTCTTTGTTCGTGCCGGCAGCGAGCATGTGCGCAACAAGTAATGCGGTTTCCGTGCTTGATGGCTCATTTCCATGCACGTTGTAGGACAGCCAGACAATGGCTGGGTTCTCGTCGACAATCTCGCGCACGCGGTCCTCGGTGATGCCTTTCTCGTTATCTGAAACATCACGGATGCGTGTCAACTCATGGTTCTTTGCAAGGATGGTGTCGAGATTTGCCAGATTCTTCGGCGAGCTGATTGTCATATAGATGAGTGGTCGATCCGCGTGTGTTCTGCCGTATTCCTCTATGTTCACGCGGTCGGATGCCTCTGCGAGCAGCTTGAAGTAGGCGATGGCGTCGGGATGGCGCGTGTACTGATCGCCAATCTCGTATCCAAGGAACGACGCTGGCGTGGGGATGGCTTTGTCGAAAGTGAGGTCTTCGATGCGAAGACGCTCGGGCGAGCCGACGCGATATCGGCCTGAGTCGCGCTGATACTCGTTGCTTGGTGTTTGCTTGATCACCAGCGGCTGGGCGCATGAAGCCCATGTGAAGCAGAGTGACGCGATCGAAAGTGCGAGCGCGGTGTGTCGTGGCTTTGCGTGTCGTGTCATGGTGGGCTGTGCTTTCGCGAGAGAAATACCGGGGCGCGATGCGTCCGGATGATGAACGGTCGAGTGACGCTCTGCAAACCGCTGAAACGGTGTTTGCCATCCCAGCATACAACATCAACCACACAGAAATGTGCGTGTGGAGGTTGTGAACTGTCATCCCGGCAGGCGTATACCGTGATCTAGCGACAAAAATCAACAATAACTGGCACCAAGCCATATTTCTATAGGACCTTGTGGCGTATCACCCATGTATCTTCCTGCATCAAAGCTGGCGCGCTGATTGCATTTGCACTCGTGAAGGAGTTCATTCATGGGACCGGACAGATTTACGACACTCGCTCAGCAGGCACTCGCAGACGCGCAGATGGACGCGACCGGGCGTTCCAACCCCGAGGTTGATCCGCTGCACCTGCTGTGCGCATTGGTGAATGATGCGCGCGGCCCTGGCGCTGCGATCGTCTCCCGCGCGGGGTACGAGCCCAAGCGCGTGCTCCAGATCGCTGAAGCGGAACTCGGACGACTGCCGTCACAGTCCGGCGGCGCCATGCGCGGCACGGGACGCGCGATGATGGAAGTGCTTGCGCACGCAGACAAGTACGCGAAGAAGCTAGGCGACGCGTACATCTCGAGTGAGCATCTGCTCTACGCGGTATCAACGGTGAACTCCGGCGCAAAGACCGTGCTCGACACCGTTGGTCTCAACACTCGTGCGATCGAGGATGCGATCAAGCAGATACGCGCAGCGTCCGGCGTCGAGTCCATCCAGGACCAGAACGCTGAGGGATCGTTCGAGGCGCTCAAGAAGTACTCTATCGATCTGACAGAGAAAGCCCAGCAGGGCAAGCTCGACCCAGTCATTGGGCGCGACGACGAGATCCGTCGCTGCATGCAGGTGCTCTCGCGCAGAACAAAGAACAATCCTGTGCTTATTGGTGAGCCCGGCGTTGGCAAGACTGCTATCGCCGAGGGGCTTGCGCTCCGCATTGTGAATGGTGATTGCCCCGAGCAGATGAAGGGCAAGCGCATTGTGGCGCTCGACGTTGGTCAGTTGCTCGCCGGCGCAAAGTTTCGGGGAGAGTTTGAGGAACGACTGAAAGCGGTTCTTCGCGAGGTGCAGGCTGCCGAGGGACAGGTGATCCTGTTCATCGACGAGCTGCACACGATCATCGGCGCTGGTGCAGCCGAGGGCGCGGTCAGCGCAGGCAACCTGCTCAAGCCAGCGCTTGCGCGCGGCGAGCTTCGGTGCATCGGCGCAACAACACTCGACGAGTACCGCAAGCACATCGAAAAAGACCCTGCGTTCGAACGCAGGTTCCAGCAGGTGTATGTGGATCAGCCGACCGTCGAGGAGACCGTCGCAATCTTGCGCGGACTCAAGGAACGCTACGAGGCCCACCATGGCGTGCGCATCAAGGACGAGGCACTGCTCGCAGCTGCGCAGCTTTCGAACAGATACATCACCGATCGCTTCCTCCCGGACAAAGCAATCGACCTTGTTGATGAGGCTGCATCGCGACTGCGCATCGAGATCGACTCCGTTCCGACAGAGCTTGACGAAATACGACGCAGGATCATGCAGCTGGAACTCGAGCGGGAAGCGATCAAGCTGGAGTTCGGCGACAAAACGGATTCCTCGCGTGAACTTGCACGCATCGAGAAGGAACTCGCCGAGCTGAGCGAGACAAACAACGCGCTGACCGAGCGTTGGGAGAATGAAAAGCAGGATCTCGACGCAGTAAAATCTATCAAGTCAAAGATCGATCTCAAGCGAATCGAAGCGGAACAGGCGCAGCGTCGCGGCGATCTGGAGGCGGCAGCGCGCATCACCTACGGTGAGATCAAGGACCTGGAGCGCGAGATGGCGCAGGCGGAAACTGCCCTCGATGCGCGTCAGGCTGCCGGCGATTCCATGGTCAAGGAAGAGGTCGATGCAGAGCAGATCGCAGACGTTGTCGCGCGCTGGACCGGCATTCCCGTTGATCGCATGATCGAGTCGGAACGCGACAAGCTCATCCGCATGGAAGACTTCCTTGCCAATCGAGTTGTTGGCCAGGATCACGCGCTCAAGGTTGTTGCGGACGCGGTCCGCAGATCGCGGTCCGGACTTTCTGATCCTGATAAGCCCATCGGCTCGTTCCTGTTTCTCGGCCCGACGGGTGTTGGCAAGACCGAGACATGCAAGGCGCTGGCGCAGTTCCTCTTTGACACAGAGGAAGCACTTGTGCGCATCGATATGTCCGAGTACATGGAGAAGCACGCGGTGTCGCGCCTCATCGGCGCGCCTCCCGGGTATGTTGGATACGAAGAGGGCGGCGCACTGACCGAAGCGGTCCGCCGGCGCCCGTACTGTGTCATCCTCATGGACGAGATCGAGAAAGCACATCCGGACGTGTTCAATATCTTGCTGCAGCTTCTTGACGACGGTCGCCTGACTGACGGGCAGGGACGCACAGTGAGCTTCCGCAACACCATCGTTGTCATGACCAGCAATCTTGGATCGCAAAAGATCCAGCAGATGACCGAGGACGGCGCAGAAGACTGGGAGATCGAAGCGCAGGTGCGCAACCTCATCCGTCACGGTCCGGGTGTCGATGTCGAGGGCAAGGGCATGACGCCCGACATGGAGAGCGGCAAACTCAACGCGCATCTGAATGTTGAGACGCGCGGGGCGTTCTTCAGGCCCGAACTCCTCAATCGCATCGACGAGACGGTTGTGTTCCATCAGCTGCGTCGCGAGAACATCGCGTCCATCGTGGACATCCAACTCGCAAGACTGCGCACACGTTTGCGCGAGCGCGACATGTCGATCGAGTTGACGGCAGAAGCAGTCGCGAAGCTCGCAGCCGAAGGATGGGATCCCGCGTTTGGTGCACGCCCTCTGAAGCGCGTGATCCAGCAGCGGATCGAGAACCCGCTGGCGACGAAGCTGCTCCAGGGCGATCTTGGCGCGGGCGACCATGTGCTGGTCGATGTGACGGGCGACTCGTTCACTTTCACGAAGTCAGCCAGACCGGCCGACGTAGACGTGGAGCCGAAGCCGAACGGTGCGGGTGTGGGCAGCGCGTAAGGGCACGTTTTCAGTATGAATACAGAAGCCCAGGGATTGCAATCCCTGGGCTTATTTGGACGTAGAATATGAAACGGTGGGTTTCAGATGCATCCGTGTGGCTGAGAATGTCACAATCGCGCAATTGGTGGCTGGAAGTGGCGAATTGTGTGAACAGGGTGCCCCAATTTCCGGTATAAAGAAGGTGGAGGACTCGTCATGGTCGAAATCCGCTCGCTCGTGAGTGCTGCTGCCAAGCGTCTGCTTGCCCGTTCCATCCTGTGGTGGTTGACAGTCTGTTTGACTGTTGCTGCTGGTGTGACGCTGCTGCTGCGCGTGCTTGACGCGTTCTTTGTGTGGTCGTTCGCATGGTCGACTGCGCTGCTGGTCATCGGTGGCGCGTCGGTTGTTGCTGCGGTTGTGATCGCGATTGTGACGCGCCCGAAGGCCGAGGCTGTTGCGCGCGAGGTCGATGAGCGAGCGAACCTGCGCGAGTCTATCTCCACCGCGATGTGTGTCGAGCAGGCCGACGACGCGTGGTCGAAGGCTGTTGTGCAGACCGCGCGCGAGAAAGCTGTGACTGTCAAACTCCGCGAGGTGCTTCCTGTGCGGGCACCGCGATACTGGTTTGCGCCGTTTGGTGCAGCTGCGGTTGTTGCGCTCATGTTCTGGATGCTGCCAGAGCACTTCAAGTGGACGCAGGCAGGCCAGAAGGAAGAAGCTCGGCGCGAGTTTGTGAAGGTTGAGCAGCAGATCAAGGATGAGCAGAAGCAGCTTGAGGAAGCGCTCAAGAAGGCTGGGATTGAAGTCACTGATCTATCGCCCGACTTCACAAAGGAAGGCGAGTACGGCAGGCCACAGAGCGTTGATCAGCTCAAGCGCGAGGCGATCAAGCAGCGCAACCGCGTGCAGGAGCAGCTTGAAAAACAGCTGAACTCGGGCGAGAAATCGCAGATGCTCCGCGACATGAAGCGGGCAATGCGTCAGA
Above is a genomic segment from Phycisphaeraceae bacterium containing:
- a CDS encoding AAA family ATPase, producing the protein MGPDRFTTLAQQALADAQMDATGRSNPEVDPLHLLCALVNDARGPGAAIVSRAGYEPKRVLQIAEAELGRLPSQSGGAMRGTGRAMMEVLAHADKYAKKLGDAYISSEHLLYAVSTVNSGAKTVLDTVGLNTRAIEDAIKQIRAASGVESIQDQNAEGSFEALKKYSIDLTEKAQQGKLDPVIGRDDEIRRCMQVLSRRTKNNPVLIGEPGVGKTAIAEGLALRIVNGDCPEQMKGKRIVALDVGQLLAGAKFRGEFEERLKAVLREVQAAEGQVILFIDELHTIIGAGAAEGAVSAGNLLKPALARGELRCIGATTLDEYRKHIEKDPAFERRFQQVYVDQPTVEETVAILRGLKERYEAHHGVRIKDEALLAAAQLSNRYITDRFLPDKAIDLVDEAASRLRIEIDSVPTELDEIRRRIMQLELEREAIKLEFGDKTDSSRELARIEKELAELSETNNALTERWENEKQDLDAVKSIKSKIDLKRIEAEQAQRRGDLEAAARITYGEIKDLEREMAQAETALDARQAAGDSMVKEEVDAEQIADVVARWTGIPVDRMIESERDKLIRMEDFLANRVVGQDHALKVVADAVRRSRSGLSDPDKPIGSFLFLGPTGVGKTETCKALAQFLFDTEEALVRIDMSEYMEKHAVSRLIGAPPGYVGYEEGGALTEAVRRRPYCVILMDEIEKAHPDVFNILLQLLDDGRLTDGQGRTVSFRNTIVVMTSNLGSQKIQQMTEDGAEDWEIEAQVRNLIRHGPGVDVEGKGMTPDMESGKLNAHLNVETRGAFFRPELLNRIDETVVFHQLRRENIASIVDIQLARLRTRLRERDMSIELTAEAVAKLAAEGWDPAFGARPLKRVIQQRIENPLATKLLQGDLGAGDHVLVDVTGDSFTFTKSARPADVDVEPKPNGAGVGSA
- a CDS encoding PEP-CTERM sorting domain-containing protein, which produces MKKSMVGLISIAALAFPSAAQIILDVGNTGEIFDDGQGNFWSFGVTFNVPTSMSVTGFHIHADALPVTNNGIQSGMGMQINDAHGFDYYYELFEWTGPSFVSGTAPSNMSASQTIDATYALNLGDSVGEWSFSFYAAIANGQVTQWNNVVITLVPAPGTVAFFGVGGLVATRRRRA